From a region of the Paenibacillus sp. FSL R10-2734 genome:
- a CDS encoding M17 family peptidase N-terminal domain-containing protein, with protein sequence MNILIDSANVVDTLVYLAYDEETFPFRLGAAHKQSSSVTWLHARSEEESDVLAVGMGKRKDITLEEIRRAGGAAARAILKERLNSASFVRLASDAAIRNSDISAADELQAWIEGWMLGLYRFQTYRGTTKVEGAVDLQLQSIDWPELSSAELEAVRVSAQIRAEGAAVARDLVNEVPGTLNPDRFVEWMAEFFDRDDAALKVHIYRGQELVDLQMNGLLAVGVGSKHAPALVEIRYESNPEMPMLALVGKGVTFDLGGMNVKTASDISDARMDMGGAAAVIGAMDILVRKRSNVNVTALIPVVDNVPDAEAMLPSSVIRYPNGLTVQVANTDGEGRLILADALIHASNIGANQAIDIATLTGNVGAALGLGIAGIWGDADITQSLVEIGVRNGERLWPMPLMDEYEADLRSNYADLRNVSTSPFAGAITAALFIRRFVAESMSWVHIDMAGTVQYKQDVGYSEAGATGYGARLLADYVMKQVHQ encoded by the coding sequence ATGAATATCTTAATCGATTCCGCTAATGTGGTGGATACTCTTGTCTATTTAGCTTATGACGAGGAAACTTTTCCTTTTAGGCTGGGAGCAGCCCACAAACAGAGCAGCAGTGTGACTTGGTTACATGCTCGCTCTGAGGAAGAGTCCGATGTGTTAGCGGTAGGAATGGGAAAGCGCAAGGATATTACGCTTGAGGAAATTCGCCGAGCAGGTGGAGCTGCTGCTCGTGCAATCTTGAAGGAACGTCTTAACAGTGCTTCATTTGTTCGCTTAGCATCCGATGCTGCAATTAGGAATAGTGATATTTCTGCTGCTGATGAATTACAAGCTTGGATAGAGGGCTGGATGCTCGGTTTATATCGTTTCCAAACCTATCGGGGAACTACCAAGGTTGAAGGGGCTGTTGATTTACAGCTTCAGTCGATAGATTGGCCTGAGCTATCCTCGGCTGAATTAGAAGCTGTACGGGTTTCTGCACAGATACGCGCTGAAGGAGCAGCAGTTGCTCGCGATCTTGTAAATGAGGTGCCTGGGACACTTAACCCTGATCGTTTTGTGGAATGGATGGCTGAATTTTTCGACCGTGATGATGCTGCACTGAAAGTTCATATTTATCGAGGACAGGAGCTTGTGGATCTTCAGATGAATGGATTGCTCGCAGTTGGTGTAGGAAGTAAGCACGCTCCAGCCCTAGTTGAAATCCGTTACGAGAGCAACCCTGAAATGCCGATGTTAGCACTGGTGGGTAAGGGTGTAACCTTTGACTTAGGTGGTATGAATGTGAAGACGGCCAGTGATATCAGTGATGCACGCATGGATATGGGCGGTGCGGCAGCTGTTATTGGGGCTATGGACATTTTGGTTCGTAAACGGTCTAATGTAAATGTGACCGCACTTATTCCAGTCGTTGATAATGTGCCAGATGCTGAGGCGATGTTGCCTTCATCTGTTATCCGCTACCCTAACGGGCTAACTGTTCAGGTTGCGAATACGGATGGTGAGGGTCGACTTATCCTAGCAGATGCGCTTATTCATGCCTCGAATATCGGAGCGAACCAAGCTATTGATATCGCTACCCTAACTGGAAATGTCGGTGCGGCGCTCGGATTAGGCATCGCGGGCATATGGGGCGATGCAGATATAACACAGAGCCTGGTTGAGATCGGTGTGCGTAATGGAGAACGATTGTGGCCCATGCCGTTAATGGATGAATATGAAGCAGATCTTCGGAGTAATTACGCTGATTTACGCAATGTTAGTACTTCCCCCTTTGCAGGTGCGATAACAGCAGCCCTATTTATTCGGCGCTTTGTAGCAGAATCGATGAGCTGGGTGCATATTGATATGGCTGGGACGGTACAGTACAAACAGGATGTGGGGTATTCAGAAGCTGGAGCGACGGGATATGGTGCACGCCTGCTCGCTGATTATGTCATGAAGCAAGTACATCAATAA
- a CDS encoding copper homeostasis protein CutC produces MRLEVIATCMDDALTAEANGADRLELITAFTEGGLTPGIGLVEQVAKSVNIPVFVMVRPHSRSFNYSKYDILTMAAEIRQIAASGASGVVLGALTSEGTIDERALETLLPLTNGLQVTFHRAFDELKDQSVGYRTLCNYPQITRILTSAGPGPATEAIPAMRKLVEESRGGSISILAGSGLKPEGITSFIQQTGVTEVHFGSAVRYGKEALSPIDPVVLRALAEDIHSNG; encoded by the coding sequence ATGAGATTGGAAGTCATCGCTACTTGTATGGATGATGCACTGACGGCTGAGGCGAATGGCGCAGATCGCCTTGAGCTCATTACTGCCTTTACGGAAGGTGGATTAACACCAGGAATAGGGCTGGTGGAGCAGGTGGCCAAATCGGTTAATATTCCTGTCTTTGTCATGGTCCGTCCGCACAGTCGATCATTCAACTATTCCAAGTATGATATTTTGACTATGGCGGCAGAGATCAGACAGATCGCAGCCAGTGGTGCGTCGGGTGTCGTTCTCGGCGCATTAACATCAGAAGGAACGATTGATGAGCGAGCGCTTGAAACATTATTGCCTTTGACAAATGGGTTACAAGTAACCTTCCATCGTGCTTTTGACGAGCTGAAGGACCAAAGTGTAGGTTATCGAACGCTTTGTAATTATCCGCAAATCACTCGTATCCTTACCTCTGCTGGACCTGGTCCGGCAACTGAAGCTATTCCCGCTATGCGTAAGCTAGTAGAGGAATCAAGAGGTGGTTCGATAAGTATACTGGCCGGAAGTGGTCTAAAGCCAGAAGGTATTACATCCTTTATTCAACAGACTGGAGTCACAGAGGTACATTTTGGATCAGCTGTTCGTTATGGAAAAGAAGCTTTATCGCCAATCGATCCAGTAGTCCTGCGGGCGTTAGCTGAGGATATTCATTCTAACGGCTAA
- a CDS encoding ROK family protein produces MHKAESYVVGIDLGGTKIAAALFDSKGTVLNRELMETAGARTAEEVVQRMIGMIRSVSEGRPLIGVGLASPGAVNSQDGIVIHGTNLPEWDNVPLKQWMESELGVEVKVVNDANAAAWGEYVRGAGNGSNNMVYVTFSTGIGAGIVMDGELLLGTNSFAGELGHNIIDPNGTECSCGRYGCWEVFASGTAIRDMALRSMESRTSMITELANRSGEKITSRHVFEAMALKDPVAVEVIDRTIHYMAIGLANAVHTFNPDRIVIGGGVSKAGELLFPALREKTEELVMKPYKGTYTIESAGLKDDVGLIGAAALFHTALG; encoded by the coding sequence ATGCATAAGGCTGAGAGCTACGTAGTTGGAATTGATTTAGGCGGAACAAAAATTGCCGCGGCGTTGTTTGATTCAAAGGGTACCGTGTTGAATCGGGAATTAATGGAGACAGCCGGCGCGCGTACCGCTGAAGAGGTGGTACAGCGAATGATCGGGATGATCCGTTCCGTATCCGAAGGACGACCGCTGATTGGGGTCGGACTTGCTTCTCCCGGAGCAGTGAATAGCCAGGATGGAATCGTTATTCACGGGACCAATCTTCCTGAATGGGACAATGTTCCGCTGAAGCAGTGGATGGAATCAGAGCTTGGCGTAGAAGTGAAAGTGGTTAACGATGCGAACGCAGCGGCTTGGGGCGAGTATGTAAGAGGAGCTGGCAATGGTTCGAACAACATGGTATATGTTACCTTCAGTACAGGTATTGGAGCTGGAATTGTCATGGATGGCGAGCTACTGCTCGGCACGAACTCATTTGCTGGAGAGCTTGGTCATAATATTATCGACCCGAACGGAACGGAATGTAGCTGTGGTAGATATGGATGCTGGGAAGTTTTCGCTTCGGGCACAGCGATTCGGGACATGGCGCTGCGAAGTATGGAGAGTAGAACGTCGATGATTACGGAACTGGCTAATAGGAGCGGTGAAAAGATTACGTCTCGGCACGTCTTCGAAGCGATGGCACTTAAAGATCCTGTGGCTGTCGAGGTGATTGATCGGACGATTCATTATATGGCGATTGGACTAGCCAATGCGGTACATACGTTTAATCCTGATCGCATTGTAATCGGTGGAGGCGTAAGCAAAGCTGGAGAACTACTGTTTCCGGCCCTGAGAGAGAAAACGGAAGAACTTGTCATGAAGCCGTACAAAGGAACTTATACTATTGAATCAGCTGGTCTCAAGGATGATGTAGGACTTATAGGCGCTGCGGCATTATTTCATACTGCCCTAGGCTAG
- a CDS encoding alpha-L-fucosidase, whose amino-acid sequence MGTREERTRWFLQDRFGMFIHWGLYSIPARGEWIRGNERMSREHYMTYFDEFDASRYDPKKWARAAKAAGQKYAVLTTKHHDGFCLFDSKLTDFKATNTPAGRDLVREYVDAFRAEGIAVGLYYSIIDWHHDDYPGYGDKAHPDRDNEAAKDKPIDFDRYLEYMHGQVKELMTNYGKIDIMWFDFSYDNMTGEKWKATELIRMIRSIQPNIIIDNRLGGNIRAAEPEEYAGDFFSPEQIIPPGGIVDVNGQSIPWEACITLNDNWGYHSEDKNYKSTQQVIRSMVECISKNGNLLLNIGPDAKGEMTRESLVILDEVGEWMRLNGDSIYGCGSSLLAKPEWGRYTQKGNKLYAHVYDRGIGPIYFQGLKGKIKKARLLRDGTELKVEVPWMAEEYSDVNGGAFITLKGAKLPDEMDTVIELELFN is encoded by the coding sequence ATGGGTACAAGAGAAGAAAGAACGAGATGGTTCTTGCAAGATAGATTCGGTATGTTCATTCACTGGGGATTATATTCCATTCCAGCAAGAGGTGAGTGGATACGTGGGAACGAGCGGATGAGTAGAGAGCACTATATGACGTATTTCGATGAATTTGACGCATCTCGATATGACCCGAAGAAGTGGGCCAGGGCAGCAAAAGCAGCGGGGCAGAAGTATGCGGTTCTTACGACTAAGCACCATGACGGATTCTGCTTGTTCGATAGTAAGCTTACAGACTTCAAGGCGACTAACACGCCTGCTGGACGTGATCTCGTACGGGAATATGTAGACGCTTTCCGAGCAGAAGGCATTGCTGTAGGTCTATACTACTCTATCATTGATTGGCATCATGATGATTACCCTGGATATGGTGATAAGGCCCATCCGGATCGGGATAATGAAGCGGCTAAAGATAAGCCGATCGATTTTGATCGGTACTTGGAGTATATGCATGGGCAAGTGAAGGAACTAATGACGAATTACGGCAAAATCGACATCATGTGGTTTGACTTCTCCTACGACAATATGACCGGAGAGAAATGGAAAGCAACGGAGCTAATCCGAATGATACGCTCTATCCAGCCGAATATTATTATCGACAATCGTTTGGGCGGCAATATCCGCGCGGCTGAGCCAGAAGAATATGCTGGAGATTTCTTCTCTCCCGAGCAGATCATCCCTCCTGGCGGCATTGTTGACGTGAATGGTCAATCGATCCCTTGGGAAGCATGCATTACGCTCAACGATAACTGGGGTTACCATTCCGAAGATAAAAATTATAAATCAACCCAGCAGGTCATTCGCTCGATGGTCGAATGTATCAGCAAAAACGGTAACCTGCTCCTTAACATTGGTCCAGATGCCAAAGGTGAAATGACGCGAGAATCACTTGTCATTCTAGATGAAGTGGGCGAGTGGATGCGTCTGAATGGTGACAGTATTTATGGCTGCGGCAGCTCCTTGCTTGCTAAGCCAGAGTGGGGTCGTTATACGCAAAAGGGGAACAAGTTGTATGCACATGTCTACGATCGTGGAATTGGTCCAATCTATTTCCAAGGCTTGAAGGGGAAGATTAAGAAGGCTAGATTACTGCGAGATGGTACCGAATTGAAGGTAGAAGTACCGTGGATGGCTGAAGAATATTCGGATGTCAACGGTGGAGCATTTATTACATTAAAAGGTGCAAAGCTTCCCGACGAGATGGATACGGTGATTGAGCTCGAGCTATTTAATTAA
- a CDS encoding PadR family transcriptional regulator: MSTLLNSLITELRRGTLTLAVLSQLRTPQYGYSLVQLLEQSSITIDQSTLYPLLRRLEKQELVTSNWDTSESRPRKYYVLSDYGVEIFLQLKEEWLKNSKELYGLLQGEDEHESN, translated from the coding sequence ATGAGTACTTTATTAAATTCTTTAATCACAGAGCTTAGAAGAGGCACGTTAACGCTAGCTGTATTAAGTCAATTACGAACACCCCAGTATGGATATTCACTCGTTCAATTATTGGAACAATCCAGCATTACGATTGATCAGAGCACTTTATATCCATTGCTTCGCAGATTAGAGAAACAGGAATTAGTAACGAGCAACTGGGATACATCCGAGAGCAGACCCCGTAAGTATTATGTCTTAAGTGACTATGGCGTAGAAATCTTTTTACAGCTGAAAGAGGAATGGCTAAAGAATTCGAAAGAACTCTACGGCCTATTACAAGGGGAGGATGAACATGAATCTAATTGA
- a CDS encoding phosphotransferase family protein, whose amino-acid sequence MNSFYTDIPDASTWEAIEPVHKGWSKDMKYYIKAHNGKELLLRTSDISQYDQKKREYEAILLLEDQDILMSRPLQFGVCNGGQTVYSLLTWIDGEDAEHVIPTLSVEEQYQRGLKAGQYLKSIHQMPAGQDQAPWADYYNRKIDKYITNYKSCGIALKGSDKVIHFIEGNRYLLEERPQTFQHGDYHVGNMIVTKSGELGIIDFNRFDYGDPWEEFNRITWCAFMSPAFASGRIQGYFNNNVPDLFFKMMALYIASNQLSSIHWAISFGEEEVANMLKRAENVLEWYDDFDLYIPKWYMANSKD is encoded by the coding sequence ATGAATTCATTCTATACAGACATACCAGATGCTTCTACATGGGAAGCTATTGAACCGGTTCATAAAGGCTGGTCAAAGGATATGAAATACTACATAAAGGCCCATAACGGCAAAGAACTATTGCTGAGAACATCAGATATCTCCCAATATGATCAGAAGAAACGGGAATACGAAGCTATCCTGCTGCTGGAGGATCAAGATATTTTGATGTCGAGACCGCTTCAGTTTGGAGTGTGCAATGGTGGTCAGACCGTATATTCCTTATTGACTTGGATTGATGGGGAAGATGCGGAACATGTTATTCCTACGCTAAGCGTTGAAGAGCAATATCAACGGGGTCTAAAAGCGGGACAGTACTTAAAATCAATACATCAAATGCCTGCGGGGCAAGATCAAGCACCATGGGCAGATTATTATAATAGGAAAATCGATAAGTACATCACCAACTATAAATCGTGCGGCATTGCTCTAAAGGGAAGCGATAAAGTCATTCACTTTATAGAAGGAAATCGATACTTATTAGAAGAACGTCCGCAAACCTTTCAGCATGGTGACTATCATGTGGGAAATATGATCGTTACGAAGTCAGGTGAACTTGGGATTATTGATTTCAATAGGTTTGATTATGGTGATCCATGGGAGGAGTTTAATCGGATTACTTGGTGTGCTTTTATGAGTCCAGCGTTCGCATCGGGACGAATTCAGGGGTATTTTAATAATAATGTCCCGGACTTGTTCTTTAAAATGATGGCTTTATACATTGCTAGCAACCAGCTATCAAGCATTCATTGGGCGATTTCGTTCGGGGAAGAGGAAGTTGCTAATATGTTGAAACGCGCCGAGAATGTGCTGGAGTGGTATGATGATTTTGATCTTTATATTCCGAAGTGGTATATGGCTAACTCTAAGGATTGA
- a CDS encoding response regulator transcription factor, which produces MNILIAEDEADIRRLLKISLEEKAFHVFEAKDGVAALEIMANHEIHLALLDVIMPKLDGLNLLRQIRETSHIPVILLTARGEEIDKIVGLGLGADDYIVKPFSTSELVARVEAQLRRRNVYDLCQTVNEETIQYGDLKLNRKECMLYINERKVLLNAKEYKILECLMQSPNRIFTPKKLYAAVWEDDFYSDNNTIMVTISRLRNKIERDPHHPEYIITVRGLGYKFYSSGN; this is translated from the coding sequence ATGAATATACTCATTGCTGAAGATGAAGCAGATATTAGGAGACTACTAAAGATAAGTTTAGAAGAAAAAGCATTTCATGTCTTTGAGGCGAAGGATGGGGTCGCAGCCTTGGAGATTATGGCTAATCACGAAATTCATCTTGCCTTATTAGATGTTATCATGCCTAAACTCGACGGACTTAATTTATTGCGACAGATTAGAGAGACTAGTCATATTCCAGTCATTTTGTTAACTGCACGAGGTGAAGAAATAGATAAGATTGTAGGTCTAGGGCTTGGAGCGGATGACTATATAGTGAAGCCATTTAGTACTTCGGAGCTTGTGGCTAGAGTAGAGGCGCAGTTAAGACGAAGAAACGTATACGATCTTTGTCAGACGGTAAATGAAGAAACAATTCAATATGGAGATTTAAAGTTAAATCGTAAGGAATGTATGTTGTACATAAATGAAAGGAAGGTTCTTTTAAATGCCAAGGAGTATAAGATATTAGAATGTCTTATGCAGAGTCCGAACCGGATTTTCACACCAAAAAAGTTATATGCAGCGGTGTGGGAAGATGATTTCTATAGTGATAACAACACGATTATGGTTACAATCAGCCGATTAAGAAATAAGATCGAACGGGATCCACATCATCCCGAATATATCATTACAGTGCGTGGACTTGGTTACAAATTCTACAGCTCAGGTAATTAA
- a CDS encoding HAMP domain-containing sensor histidine kinase: MLKNYIAIFLITTVITLLVIIGLLCINRLGSEDIIYNQLTASKLMQNDYRRIDTSVVEDVGGGLQVVNSNFEVVYAIGDYPFVSDQISVKEFTDFLMNTGSNKDMITASYNEKEHFWLIVSLPIQVKITGIVHWNSNSPMQDNTIKMLGFIGLGYLLILILSTMIYAKITAVSFIKPLDQLSNAVEKVQNGDYSARVKVGGNQEFSQLEHAFNHMAEVIQIQTSLKEQSENNRQKLILDISHDLKNPLTSIMGYAELELKEQGRGRIEHLEFAKIIYKNSTRANELIQDLFELSRIESPEFRLDVTTDDFSEYMREELIHMLPELEIAGLIPDFVIEPEEIILQFDKKRMNRVFSNLLYNAISYQGKGSKFQVVLEKVSDGAKLTFTNGGQSSPLNPAGSGLGLLIVQKIITAHGGTFLLNTQDNRFEIMIWLNGQI; encoded by the coding sequence TTGTTAAAAAACTATATCGCGATTTTTCTCATAACAACGGTTATAACGTTATTGGTGATTATAGGTTTGTTATGCATCAATAGATTGGGATCTGAAGATATTATTTATAATCAATTAACGGCATCCAAGCTCATGCAAAATGATTATCGAAGGATTGACACTAGTGTTGTTGAAGATGTCGGGGGTGGATTACAAGTTGTGAATTCCAATTTCGAAGTCGTATACGCCATTGGCGATTATCCTTTTGTCTCTGATCAGATTAGCGTAAAAGAGTTTACGGATTTTTTAATGAATACTGGTTCGAACAAAGATATGATCACCGCTTCATATAATGAGAAGGAACATTTCTGGCTCATTGTCTCTTTACCAATACAAGTGAAAATAACAGGTATTGTTCACTGGAATTCAAATTCACCGATGCAGGACAATACGATAAAAATGCTTGGATTTATTGGGCTAGGTTATTTGTTGATTCTGATCTTAAGCACGATGATTTATGCGAAGATTACCGCAGTTAGTTTCATTAAACCATTAGATCAGCTATCCAATGCTGTTGAAAAGGTACAAAACGGAGATTATTCAGCAAGAGTGAAGGTAGGCGGGAATCAGGAGTTCAGTCAACTGGAGCATGCCTTTAATCATATGGCAGAAGTGATTCAGATTCAGACCTCATTAAAAGAACAGAGCGAAAACAATCGACAAAAACTGATATTAGATATATCGCATGATTTAAAAAATCCATTAACGAGTATTATGGGGTATGCAGAACTTGAACTAAAAGAACAGGGACGCGGTAGAATAGAGCATTTAGAGTTTGCAAAAATAATTTACAAAAATAGCACCCGTGCCAATGAATTGATTCAAGATTTGTTTGAATTATCAAGAATCGAAAGTCCAGAATTTCGATTGGATGTTACAACGGATGATTTCTCAGAATACATGAGAGAAGAATTGATACATATGTTACCCGAGCTTGAGATTGCTGGACTCATCCCCGATTTTGTAATCGAACCAGAAGAAATCATTTTACAGTTTGATAAAAAAAGAATGAACCGTGTATTCTCTAACCTGCTTTATAATGCAATTTCATATCAGGGGAAAGGTTCTAAGTTTCAAGTTGTACTGGAAAAGGTGAGTGATGGAGCAAAACTTACTTTTACAAATGGCGGTCAATCCTCTCCCCTTAACCCAGCAGGTTCTGGTTTAGGATTACTCATTGTTCAGAAAATAATAACTGCTCATGGAGGTACTTTTCTGCTAAATACACAGGACAATCGGTTTGAAATTATGATTTGGCTGAACGGACAAATTTAA
- a CDS encoding type II CAAX endopeptidase family protein: MINDTIGKKHFIMGVTLAVMYFFGLFSFLMIRPVMGILNYIFIMQPELNSRIALSLNSLIYIGVIIAFWGFYKHDIHDFRRYWIRNMMWMFWGLCLIIVIGNIVIPTLISIFHPVAKSVNEVDLRSMLSSYPFIYTVNVIWIGPMIEELVYRGTIFRTIRTKSRILAYLVSSFLFGFQHVYKAVVFQSNYNELWNIFSYMTAGLILAYLYEKRKNILVPIGAHMISNGLSVVLYFLS; this comes from the coding sequence ATGATTAATGATACCATAGGTAAAAAGCATTTCATCATGGGCGTTACATTAGCAGTAATGTACTTTTTTGGACTGTTCTCTTTTCTGATGATTAGACCAGTTATGGGTATCCTTAATTATATTTTTATTATGCAGCCTGAACTAAACAGTCGAATAGCGCTATCGTTAAATAGCCTTATATACATAGGTGTGATTATAGCTTTTTGGGGTTTCTATAAACATGATATACATGATTTTAGACGATACTGGATCCGAAATATGATGTGGATGTTTTGGGGACTTTGTTTGATTATTGTCATAGGGAATATTGTTATCCCTACTCTTATTTCTATCTTTCATCCTGTAGCGAAGTCTGTTAATGAGGTGGATCTACGGTCAATGTTGTCTTCGTATCCATTTATTTATACGGTGAATGTGATCTGGATCGGCCCAATGATTGAAGAACTAGTATATCGGGGAACTATCTTTAGAACGATCCGAACGAAGAGCCGTATTCTGGCTTATCTAGTATCCTCCTTTTTATTTGGATTTCAACATGTCTACAAAGCCGTGGTGTTCCAAAGTAACTATAACGAATTGTGGAACATCTTCTCTTATATGACTGCTGGTTTAATACTTGCTTATCTATATGAGAAAAGAAAAAACATCTTGGTACCTATAGGTGCGCATATGATTAGTAATGGTTTATCGGTGGTTCTCTATTTCTTAAGTTAA
- a CDS encoding MarR family transcriptional regulator: MRSNGFTEDNKLSLLIWLRLVRVYENSNDLSNEFLKQFDLSVNQFDTLVQILIHQPVSQMEIAEHLTITKGGVSHMLGRLEKEELIERKQDWKVKYITLTEKGQTLIEKVLPLQSDFQASLFDPLTDEEKKVFYSMLKKIHRHSQDENRLPRGVQ; encoded by the coding sequence ATGAGAAGCAATGGATTCACCGAAGATAACAAATTAAGCTTATTGATCTGGTTGCGGTTAGTAAGGGTATATGAGAATAGTAACGATCTTTCCAATGAGTTCTTGAAGCAATTTGACTTGAGCGTCAATCAGTTTGATACATTGGTACAAATATTAATACATCAGCCTGTATCACAGATGGAAATTGCAGAACATCTAACCATAACTAAAGGCGGAGTATCACATATGTTAGGCCGATTAGAGAAGGAAGAGTTAATTGAACGCAAGCAGGATTGGAAAGTGAAGTACATTACTTTAACGGAAAAGGGTCAGACTCTTATTGAGAAGGTACTGCCCCTGCAATCGGATTTCCAAGCTTCGTTATTCGATCCATTGACTGATGAGGAGAAAAAAGTGTTCTACAGTATGCTTAAGAAGATTCATCGGCATAGTCAAGATGAGAATCGTCTCCCTAGAGGTGTTCAGTAG
- a CDS encoding ring-cleaving dioxygenase: MKQQPINGQHHVSMITKDAKQNLWLYTEVLGLRLVKKTVNQDDPSMYHLFYGNRNGAPGTEVSFFEMPNAGQTRKGTNSISSFSLLVPSDEALSYWASRLDSFEVPHEAIVSIGERKSLTFYDRDELMVHLVSAEKDNGIELVEPWITEDIPPQYAIVGLGPVELTVREASRTKAVLEDILGYTQARTVPSMGDPKVMVDIYETGKGGLYTELQVKEVNDKDRERPGKGSIHHVAIRVKDVEELTEWAAKITAAGFKNTGVIDRYYFHALYFRDPNHILFELATDGPGFEIDESFDALGENLTLPSFLEERREEIESKLHPIANTNTTMKRGHNHDGTI, encoded by the coding sequence ATGAAACAACAACCAATAAACGGACAACATCATGTATCCATGATTACTAAAGACGCTAAACAAAACTTATGGTTATATACAGAGGTATTGGGACTCAGACTTGTAAAGAAGACGGTCAATCAGGATGATCCATCCATGTACCATCTCTTTTACGGAAATCGTAATGGCGCCCCTGGCACCGAAGTATCTTTCTTTGAAATGCCAAATGCAGGTCAGACTCGCAAAGGGACGAACAGTATTAGTTCTTTCTCTCTGCTAGTACCTAGCGATGAAGCATTGTCGTATTGGGCCAGTCGATTAGACTCCTTTGAAGTTCCTCATGAAGCCATTGTGAGTATAGGGGAACGCAAGTCGCTTACTTTTTATGATAGAGATGAATTGATGGTACATCTAGTATCAGCTGAAAAAGATAACGGTATCGAGCTAGTTGAGCCGTGGATTACAGAAGATATTCCTCCACAGTATGCCATCGTTGGGTTAGGACCCGTTGAATTGACTGTACGTGAGGCTAGCCGAACTAAGGCGGTGTTGGAAGATATTTTAGGCTATACACAAGCTCGGACAGTACCATCCATGGGTGATCCGAAGGTTATGGTGGATATATATGAAACAGGTAAGGGTGGCCTATACACCGAGCTCCAGGTCAAAGAAGTAAATGACAAAGATCGGGAGAGACCAGGTAAAGGGAGTATCCATCATGTGGCTATAAGAGTGAAGGATGTTGAAGAATTAACCGAATGGGCCGCCAAAATCACTGCTGCAGGGTTTAAAAATACAGGGGTCATTGATCGTTATTACTTCCATGCACTGTATTTCCGGGATCCAAACCATATTCTTTTTGAGCTTGCTACAGATGGCCCAGGGTTTGAGATTGATGAATCCTTTGATGCACTTGGAGAGAATTTGACTTTACCTTCATTTCTGGAAGAACGCCGTGAAGAGATTGAATCGAAGCTTCATCCTATCGCTAATACAAATACAACAATGAAAAGAGGACATAATCATGATGGAACAATATAG